A stretch of the Desulfobacter sp. genome encodes the following:
- a CDS encoding HD domain-containing protein, with protein MTQIADLLFEVRMLKDLDRTGYAFLGAGRESVAEHSFTTAFICFAMARLEPGIDREKLVAMALVHDIPEARTNDQNYVHKRYNTVDESRAVRDMTAGLAFGGDICELIDEFNQKETKEAKLANDADQLSFILELKKLKDNGASSSERWLPLVLERLKTDTGRKIAQEILKTPWDGWWTRDYSE; from the coding sequence ATGACACAGATTGCAGATCTGCTTTTTGAGGTTCGGATGCTCAAAGACCTGGACCGTACCGGTTATGCCTTCCTCGGCGCTGGGCGAGAAAGTGTTGCCGAACACAGCTTTACCACAGCCTTTATTTGTTTTGCAATGGCCAGACTGGAGCCGGGCATAGACCGGGAAAAACTTGTGGCCATGGCCTTGGTTCACGATATCCCCGAGGCCAGGACAAATGATCAGAATTATGTTCATAAAAGATACAACACTGTGGACGAATCCCGTGCAGTCAGGGATATGACTGCCGGGCTGGCCTTTGGAGGCGATATTTGTGAACTCATTGACGAGTTTAATCAAAAAGAGACAAAGGAGGCCAAACTGGCCAATGATGCCGATCAGCTCTCTTTTATTTTAGAACTTAAAAAACTCAAAGACAATGGGGCCAGTTCTTCTGAACGATGGCTTCCCCTGGTGCTCGAGCGGTTGAAAACAGACACGGGCAGAAAAATAGCCCAAGAGATTTTAAAAACCCCCTGGGATGGATGGTGGACCCGTGACTATTCTGAATAA